From the Jilunia laotingensis genome, the window GTTGTCACTCTTCCTGTGTCCGACCGCCAAAACCCTATATCCCAATTTATGGAAATGAACGGAGACATATGCACCCAATGTGCCCGTAGCACCAAAAACCAAAATTGTTTTCATCATAAAATAATTTTTTTATTCGAGCAATAAAGTATGAAACCGTTACGATCATAGTTGGAACATGAAGCTGTAAGCTCCTTGCCCCTCCTTTCCCTCAAAACGATCCAGTCCTCCTCGGGCATGTCAAAACAGGGCAACAAGCGAGACGTATATGCTGATAGAAAATAAATGCCTGAATACGCGATATTATGAACCGCCACCGGTTCATACATGTCCAAAGCCACGAGGAGCAATTTTTCCAAATAGTCATAGTCAGTTGACAGATTTATCAAGGCATTCGAGATATAATCCCCACCTCCTCTCGGATTGACTTCTATCAGATAGATACTATTTTTATCATCCACTTTTATTTCAGTATGTGAAGCTCCATTTATAAAACCGATTGAGGACAGGACAAGCGGAATCACATTCCTAATCCGTTCCTCAACAAACACCGGCAAACAAGCGGGTTGGTGGTGTTCCAGTTCTACAAAATGCGGAGCCCCGGTTCCTACCTTTTCTGTTATCTGGATGACTTCATGCCGGTTATTGTAAGAGATGGACTCCACGGAATATTCTTTTCCCACGATATACTCTTCGGCCATGAAAGTGGCATCCTTCAAGTCATAAGGAACCGATAAATTTTCCACTGAACGATCCACAAAGTTCACCCCTTTCTTGGCCGCGCCTTTTACAGGTTTGAGAACATAGGGACGGGGAAAGGAGGACATAAGATTTTCTAAGGGACCGACCTCAAACCTTACTTGGGCAAGAACAGGAATAGCGTTGGTCTTTTGCCGGACGAACACTTTATTCTGAATATTCATGAGTACTCGATAGGGCGTACAGACCTTCCCCAGCCTCTCGGCAACGTATGATACCACAAGCGCGGTCTCTTCAGATGCATTGGATGCAACCCCGTCCACATTGCAATCCCGGCAATATTGGAAGATCTTATCCATCTCAAATATTGAAATTGGGATAAAATGATCAACATATTCCTTACATACCGCCCCTTCAGGCCAAGCAAAACAATAGGTTTCCAACCCCATTTCCTTAGCTTTTTTGCAAAGCGGCAATTGCCCGGTGGATGCTCCTATGATGGCTATTCTTTTTTTCATTGCACAACAACTGTTATCAAGGCATCCAAATTTTTCATGCCGGCAATAAGCTCTTTTTCCGAGTCAAACCTCAACACCAGCGTGCCGATGGCGTCATTCGCCCCCTTAAACGAAGAAACCTTGTCACCCTCTTTTACCCAAAGGTCTGTTTGAACGACATGAGATATAGAAAATTCTTCATCAATGTCCAGACGTATGAAATGTCCTTCCCTGTCCGCATGAAGGATCACTTCCGCCCAATATCCATTATAAGGTTTCTGTTCCACACCTCTCACCTCGTCACCCACTGCGGCACGAACTGCATTGGTTATCAAATCGACACCCGTGGCAAAACGAAGCATCTCGGCCAAACGGTTACCACCGCCACGAGGGGACACTTCCATGATGTAGGCCCTGCCGTCACGGCCTATACGAGTTTCAATATTATAAATGGAGGTTCGCATCCCCAAAAGCGACAACAGACGTTGTATTTCGGAGGCCAACTCGGCTTCCTGCCCCTTGGTCATGGTGGAGGGCCAGCTATAGGCCGAAGGGGTATACGGATTGGCGGCGCCTTCGTCAAACCGCTGGGCCGAGAAGGAAACGAATTTTAACTCTCCGTCAACGGAAAAACTATCCGTATCGGAGGAACAGCCCGACTTCTCGATAAATTCTTCGACGATCACGCGTTTTGAAATGGAATGTTCAAAGGCGGACTCCAAGGCAGGCCCCAAATCTTCAGGCCTGTCCACCCTCGTCACCCCCTTGCTCCCTGCGGCATCGGTAGGTTTCACTATTACAGGCCAGGAATACCAATATCTTTCAGCCAGAGCTTCCTCCACGGAGGAAAAGCCCTTGGCCTTGGGCACCGTGAAACCATGCTGGGTGAGGAAATTACGGAAGCGGTCCTTGTTCTGCAAAATGCAAACCGATTCATAGGGATTACCGGGCAGCCCCATCTGTTCCTGCACATAAGCAGCCGTGACGACTCCGGGATCAACCGCAAATGACATGATCCCGTCAATCTGCAATTCGCGGGCCAGCGCCAACACTGCCTCTTTATCGATGATGCTCACATTGTGATATTCATCGGAATACTTATGAGCTATATTGTCCGGAATGTAGTCGCAAGTGATCACGTAATAGCCCAACCGGTGGGCGGATTCTATGACGGGCAGCAGATACCTCAATCCTCCAAGGAGCAAAAGTTTCTTTTGTTGCTTTTCCACTATCTTACAATTAGGTTGATTACACGATTGATCGCCCCGGTGTCCAAATCATGATGCATGGGAAGGCAAATCACACTGTCTGCCACCTTATGCGCCACGGGGAGGTTGTCGGGACTGGCGGATTCCAATCCCCTATAAGTAGGGAACTCACTTATCAGGGGATAAAAGTACCGCCGGCCCAATACCTGGCGCCCTTTCATCCTGGAGTAAAGTTCGTCACGTGTCATCCCATACTTTTCAGCATCAATGAATATTGGGAAATAGGAATAGTTATGGCGAACCCCCAACATGTCCTCCATAAAACCAACGCCTTCCACGTTGCGTAACGCTTCACGATATTTTATCGCGACCTGCCGGCGTCCCTCGATGGCGGTGTCCACCTGTTTCAGATTCAACAGTCCGTAGGCGGAACGAACTTCGTCCATCTTGCCATTGATGCCGGGAGCGACGATGGTCGTCTCCCCGGCAAAGCCGAAATTCTTCAGATAATCGATTCGCCGCTTGACTTTCTCATCATGGCAAACCAGGGCACCCCCCTCTATCGTGTTATAAACTTTTGTGGCATGGAAGCTTAAGGTGGACATGTCACCGGCTTCCAATATGGACTTGCCATCGACCTCCACGCCAAAGGCGTGGGCGGCGTCATAGATCACCTTCAAGCCATACTTGTCGGCTATCTCCTGGATACGTTCCGTATCGCAAGGCTTGCCGTAGACATGGACCGGCATGATGGCCGTCGTCCTAGGAGTGATAGCGGCCTCTATCTTAGCGGGATCAATGTTACAGGTGTCGGGGTCGATATCCACGAACACCGGCTTGATGCCATTCCACCACAAGGAATGGGTGGTTGCAACAAAGCTGAAAGGGGTGGTGATCACCTCACCCGTGATCCTTAGCGCCTGCAAGGCGCACATCAGGGGAAGGGTGCCGTTCGTAAACAAGCTGATGTAAGGCACCTTCAAATACTCGCACAGGGCTTTCTCCAGCTCCTGATGGTAGTGACCGTTATTGGTCAGCCACTTACGATCCCAGATGTCTTGCAAGTAAGGTAAGAAGTCGTCCAAGGAAGGGAGAAGGGGAGAAGTAACTGTTATTAGTTTTTCGTCCATATTTGTTTATTATCCAATTTGTTTTTCCGATGAAGTAATGAACACACCAGTTGCCGCACTTCGAGATATTCAGGAAGACGAAGCTTCTCATAAATAATAAATGCCAACAGAATTCCTAGCGACAACTGCATGGGTAAAAGAATATATGCCGATATGTCAAACAGGGAGACACACCACATAAAAAAAGCCACAATAGAAGAGATAAAAAACGTTGGCAGTATGTCTTTCATTTGATCCATTGTTGGATAATCGATCAGCCTTGCCGAATAGTGGCTGTTCAAGAAATAAGATATAAAAGCAGTGAAGACACTCCCCCAAAGCATATATTCAATGCCGTAGAACACACCTATTAATATAGGGGCTATTGCAATAATCCTCTTTATCACCTCCAGTTTCAAGAATAAATCCGAGCGTCCCTTCACCTGCAAAATATTCAAGTTGATGGCATGGAGAGGGTACAGCATCCCGGAAAAACAGATTATTTGCAGAAAATACACAGAAGGGAGCCACTTTTCTCCGATCAGAATGACAATCAGCGGCTTGGCCACGGCGGCCAACCCCAGCATACAAGCAAACGTGATCAACATTGTAGTTTTTATGACTTTCCGATAAGCCTCACGCAGGCGCTTCGGGTCCTCCTGAATGGAACTTAGGACGGGATAGCTGACGCGCTGGACAACGGATGTCAAATTGCTGGAGAAGATCATATTGAATTGTTCGGCACGGGTATATTGCCCCAGCAAGGAGGAGCTATAAAAACGACCTATTATGATATAATAGACGTTCTGATAAACAGTACTTAATAGCCCTGACAGCAACAGTTTGGAGCCGAACCCGAAAAGCTCCCTGAAACTCTCGATTGAAAACTCCAAGGAGGGCTTCCACTTGCAATAGACCCACAAGAACAGCGAGTTCAACGACTGCCGGGACAGCTGCTGCCCCACCAGACTCCATACCCCCATGCCCGAAAGGGCCATCACTATGCCCACCGCCCCACTGCTGACAGAGGAAATCAAGGACACCTTCGTCTGCGTCTTGAAATTGACGTCCCTGACAAAGACGGTGCGCGGAATGATGGCCAATGCGTTGATAACAAGAACAGAGCCTATCACCCTTGTCACCTTCACCAGTTCCGGCTCCTTAAAGAAAACGCTGATGGAAGGGGAAGCGAGGAAGAGCAGGACGTAAAGGAGGACGCTGACGGCAAG encodes:
- a CDS encoding ATP-grasp domain-containing protein, which produces MKKRIAIIGASTGQLPLCKKAKEMGLETYCFAWPEGAVCKEYVDHFIPISIFEMDKIFQYCRDCNVDGVASNASEETALVVSYVAERLGKVCTPYRVLMNIQNKVFVRQKTNAIPVLAQVRFEVGPLENLMSSFPRPYVLKPVKGAAKKGVNFVDRSVENLSVPYDLKDATFMAEEYIVGKEYSVESISYNNRHEVIQITEKVGTGAPHFVELEHHQPACLPVFVEERIRNVIPLVLSSIGFINGASHTEIKVDDKNSIYLIEVNPRGGGDYISNALINLSTDYDYLEKLLLVALDMYEPVAVHNIAYSGIYFLSAYTSRLLPCFDMPEEDWIVLRERRGKELTASCSNYDRNGFILYCSNKKIIL
- a CDS encoding ATP-grasp domain-containing protein yields the protein MEKQQKKLLLLGGLRYLLPVIESAHRLGYYVITCDYIPDNIAHKYSDEYHNVSIIDKEAVLALARELQIDGIMSFAVDPGVVTAAYVQEQMGLPGNPYESVCILQNKDRFRNFLTQHGFTVPKAKGFSSVEEALAERYWYSWPVIVKPTDAAGSKGVTRVDRPEDLGPALESAFEHSISKRVIVEEFIEKSGCSSDTDSFSVDGELKFVSFSAQRFDEGAANPYTPSAYSWPSTMTKGQEAELASEIQRLLSLLGMRTSIYNIETRIGRDGRAYIMEVSPRGGGNRLAEMLRFATGVDLITNAVRAAVGDEVRGVEQKPYNGYWAEVILHADREGHFIRLDIDEEFSISHVVQTDLWVKEGDKVSSFKGANDAIGTLVLRFDSEKELIAGMKNLDALITVVVQ
- a CDS encoding DegT/DnrJ/EryC1/StrS family aminotransferase; translated protein: MDEKLITVTSPLLPSLDDFLPYLQDIWDRKWLTNNGHYHQELEKALCEYLKVPYISLFTNGTLPLMCALQALRITGEVITTPFSFVATTHSLWWNGIKPVFVDIDPDTCNIDPAKIEAAITPRTTAIMPVHVYGKPCDTERIQEIADKYGLKVIYDAAHAFGVEVDGKSILEAGDMSTLSFHATKVYNTIEGGALVCHDEKVKRRIDYLKNFGFAGETTIVAPGINGKMDEVRSAYGLLNLKQVDTAIEGRRQVAIKYREALRNVEGVGFMEDMLGVRHNYSYFPIFIDAEKYGMTRDELYSRMKGRQVLGRRYFYPLISEFPTYRGLESASPDNLPVAHKVADSVICLPMHHDLDTGAINRVINLIVR
- a CDS encoding lipopolysaccharide biosynthesis protein, with the translated sequence MSESLKNKTVRGVGWSFVDNIASSGVTFLVGLVLARLLTPAEYGIMAMIAIFIAVSNSIVDSGFSNALIRKVRVERVDYNTVFYFNLAVSVLLYVLLFLASPSISVFFKEPELVKVTRVIGSVLVINALAIIPRTVFVRDVNFKTQTKVSLISSVSSGAVGIVMALSGMGVWSLVGQQLSRQSLNSLFLWVYCKWKPSLEFSIESFRELFGFGSKLLLSGLLSTVYQNVYYIIIGRFYSSSLLGQYTRAEQFNMIFSSNLTSVVQRVSYPVLSSIQEDPKRLREAYRKVIKTTMLITFACMLGLAAVAKPLIVILIGEKWLPSVYFLQIICFSGMLYPLHAINLNILQVKGRSDLFLKLEVIKRIIAIAPILIGVFYGIEYMLWGSVFTAFISYFLNSHYSARLIDYPTMDQMKDILPTFFISSIVAFFMWCVSLFDISAYILLPMQLSLGILLAFIIYEKLRLPEYLEVRQLVCSLLHRKNKLDNKQIWTKN